The DNA segment ACCGCCTGGTGCGACTGCCTCGACTCCCGCGGCTGCGACGCGTACCTCGTGGATCTCGGCTGCTAGAAAGACAGCGGGGTCTTCGGCCGCTCCTACGAGGGCGCGACCTCCAGCATCCAGAAGGAGGACGACTGCGCCGCCGCCATCGTGCCCTTCGGATTGACGCCGTTGCCGATTCTTCGTATCGTGTTTTTTCGAAGACCCAACATATGGAGGACAACATGTTGAGAATCACGGTTCGCAACGTTCTCATGATGGTCGCGACCCTGCTCGCCGGCGTGCTCGCCGCCGGCTCGTGCGACAGCGGCGACGGCAGCCCGAGCGTGGCCAGCGTGTGCAGCGCGTCGTGCGAGCAGTTCGAGGACTGCGCAGAGGACTATTTCGACGAGGTGTACGATTCCATGGGCGACTGTGAGGACGATTGCGAGGACTACGTCGATGAGTATGTCGACGAATACGACGACTGCGAGAACGAGTATCTGAGCTACCTGGAGTGCACGACAGGGCTCTCCTGCAACGATTTCGAGGACGACGATTTCGACGACTGCGACGACCAAGCGGACGACCTCGAGGATTGCCTCGACGACAACTACGGTGACGACAACAATTTCGACAACGTCGGGGCCTGCCAGGACGCCGAGGATGCCATCAACGCCCTCCCGTGCCTCGATACCCCCGTGGATTATTCGTGCGACAACTACGATGGCATGGACTGCGACTACACCGACTACTTCGACTGCTTGTCCGACGTGTACTACTGCGACGGCGACACCCTCTCTTACGACGCCGATCAGTTGCAGGAGTGCACGGACATCGCGGACGAGATCTCCAGCAGCTGCTGATCCGCCTCGCGAACGTCCCGTGCACGTCGCGCTCCATTCGGCGCTGTCTCCCCTTGCCACGGCGATTGCCCGTGCATAGAAAGTAGGTTACGCAAACGGGGTGGACCCGAGACAAGGAGCGAGCGAACATGAAGAAGTACGAGTGCACGGCGTGCGGCTACATCTACGATCCCGAGAAGGGGCACGAGGCGTCGGGCGTGGCGAAAGGGACCGCGTGGGAGGACGTGCCCGAGGACTGGGTCTGCCCCCTGTGCGGCGTGGGCAAGGACGGCTTCGAGCCGGTCGGCTGAGCCGGGCGCACCGAGGAGGTCACGAATGATAAAGAAGAAGGTCGCGGACAAGATCAACGCGCAGATCAACGCCGAGCTCTACTCGGCCTACCTGTACTACTCGATGGCCGCCTACTTCGAGTCGCTGAGCCTCAAGGGGTTCTCGCACTGGATGTACGCCCAGGCGATCGAGGAGACGAACCACGCGAACATCTTCGCGAGCTACCTGAGCGAGCGGGGCGGCCGCGTGCTCCTC comes from the Pseudomonadota bacterium genome and includes:
- a CDS encoding rubredoxin — protein: MKKYECTACGYIYDPEKGHEASGVAKGTAWEDVPEDWVCPLCGVGKDGFEPVG